CCCGAGGTCAACGGCCTGCGCAGCTACCCCGACCAGCCGCAACTGAGCAACCAGCACGTCGAGCAGGGCCTGCTGGGCATTCGCGAAGAGCGCCAGGCGCTGGTGCCGACCCGCACCGGCGAAGTGAATTTGCCGGGCCTGGAAGTGACCTGGTGGAACACCCAGGAAGAGCGCCTGGAACTCACCCGCCTGCCGGCCCGCAGCCTGCAAGTGGCGAACAACCCGAGCCTGGTGGTGGATACCCCGGCCGGCACGCCCCCGGCCGGCAGCAACGATGGTCCGCTCTGGCCCTGGCAACTGAGCACCCTGCTGCTGGCCTGCACCACCCTCCTGGGCTTCGGCCTGTGGTGGCGGGCACGCTCGCAACCGGCGGTGCTGCGCGCCACCCAGACCGGCCCGAGCCCACGCTCGCTGCTGGACGACCTCAAGCGCGCCTGTCAGGCCAACGACCCGCAGACCACCCGCCAGGCCCTGGACGCCTGGGCGCGCCAGCAACCGGAAACCCTGGCCGACATGGCGGCGCGATTCATCCCGCTGTCCGATGCCCTGGACGGCCTCAACGGCGCCCTCTACAGCGAAACCGGCCAGTATTGGCAAGGTGAGGAGCTGTGGCGGGCAATCCGCGCCATTCCCATCAACGAGCGGGTCCAGGACCCGTTGACGGACACCACCAGCCTGCCACCGCTCTACCCCAAATAACGGCAGCCGCAAGCGGCGAGCTGCAAGCCTCAAGCAGCTCGTAGCTTGCCGCTTGCCACTTGCCGCTGCTTTACCTGGAGTTTGCCTTGCGTCTGTTTCACACCTCCGACTGGCACCTGGGCCAGAACCTCCACGGCCAGGAACGCGACTTCGAACACGCCTGCTTCCTTGAGTGGCTGCTGCGTCAGCTCAAGCATGAGCAGCCGGATGTGCTGCTGATCGCCGGCGACATCTTCGACACCGTCAACCCGCCGGTCAAAGCCCAGGAGCGGCTCTACGACTTCATCGTCAGCGCCCACGAACAACAGCCGGCCCTGACCGTGGTGATGATCGCCGGCAACCACGACTCCGGCTCGCGCATCGAACTGCCGGCGCCCCTGATGCGGCGCCTGCGCACCCACGCCCTGGGCCGGGTGCTGTGGCTGGATGACGGCCAGCTGGATGTCGAACGCCTGCTGCTGCCGCTGCCCGACGCCAGTGGCGCGGTCCGCGCCTGGTGCCTGGCGCTGCCGTTCCTGCGGCCAGCGGAAGTCACCGGCCCGCAACGGGGCGACGACTACCTCAAGGGCATCGCCCAGGTCCATGAATGGCTGATCGCCGCGGCCAACGCCAAGCGCCAGCCGGGCCAGGCCCTGGTGGCGGTGAGCCACGCCCACATGGCCGGCGGCTCAATCTCGGAAGATTCCGAGCGCAGCCTGATCATCGGCAACGCCGAGGCCCTGCCCGCCAGCCTGTTCGGCGCGGACATCAGCTACGTGGCCCTGGGGCACCTGCACCAGCCGCAGAAGGTCAATGGCGAGGAGCGCATCCGCTACAGCGGCTCGCCGATCCCGCTGTCGTTTTCCGAGATCGGCTATCAGCACCAGATCCTCGATGTGCGCCTGGACGGCGAGACCCTGGTCAGCGTCGAACCGCGGCTGATTCCCCGGGCGGTGAACCTGCAACGCCTGGGCCCGGCGCCCCTCGGAGAAATCCTCGACCAGCTCGGCGAGCTGCCGGACATCGACCTTCTGGCCGAAGAACAGCGCCAGCCCTGGCTGGAAGTGCGGGTACGTCTGGACGAACCGCAGCCGGACCTGCGCCAGCAAGTGGAAAGCGCCCTGCAAGGCAAGGCCGTGCGCCTGGTACGGATTGCCGCCGAATACGCCGGCAAGGGCGGACGCGACGCGCAAGACAGCGGCGCCGAGCTGATCGAACTGGATCAACTGAGCCCCGAAGAACTGTTCCGCCGGGCCTGGCGCGACGCCTACGGCAACGAGGTGGACGACACCACCCTCAAGGATTTCGCCCTGCTGTTGCAGGACGTGCAGCAAGAAGGGGAACAGCCATGAAGATCCTGGCCATCCGCCTGAAGAACCTGGCCTCCCTGGCCGGGCCGTTCGAGATCGACTTCACCGCCGAGCCCCTGGCCAGCGCCGGGCTGTTTGCCATTACCGGGCCGACCGGCGCCGGCAAGAGCACCCTGCTCGACGCCCTGTGCCTGGCGCTGTTCGGCGCGGTGCCGCGGCTGAACAACATCGGCCGCGAGACCAAGGTCCCCGAGGTCGACAGCGAGATCCTCACCAGCGACCCGCGCACCCTGCTGCGCCGGGGCAGCGGCAGCGGCTATGCCGAGGTGGACTTTGTCGGCATTGACGGGCGCCGCTACCGCGCCCGCTGGGAGGCCAACCGCGCCCGCGACAAGGCCAACGGCAAGCTGCAGGCCAGCCGGCAGAACCTCACCGACCTGGACAGCGAACAACTGCTGAGCAACCAGAGCAAGAGCGAATACAAGCAGTTGATCGAGGCCCGCCTGGGGCTCAACTTCGAGCAATTCACCCGCGCGGTGATGCTGGCCCAGAGCGAGTTCAGCGCCTTCCTCAAGGCCGATGACAAGGAACGCAGCGAGCTGCTGGAAAAGCTCACCAACACCTCGATCTACAGCCAGTTGGGGCGGCGCGCCTACAGCAAGAGCAAGGAGGCCGAAGAGGTCCACAAGGAACTCAAGGCCCAGGCCAGCGGCATCACCCCGCTGGACCCCGAAGCCCGGGCCGAGCTGGATCAACAGTTCGACGCCGCCCGGCAGCAGCTCAAGGAGCAGCAGGCCCGGCTCAAGCAACTGGAGGCCCAGCACAGCTGGCTCAAGGAGCTGGGACAGTGGCAGCAGGCCCGACAGGACGCCGCCGAGCAGTTGCAACAGGCCGAGCAGCAGGCCCTGGCTCTGGCCCCAGAGCGCCTGCGCCTGCAGCGTCTGGAACAACTGGCGCCGCAGCGCCACCAGTTCCTGCGCCAGATCGAGCTGCACCAAGCACTGGAGCCCCTGGGCCAACAGATCGAGCAGCAGGCCGCGCAACAGGTTGAGCTGCAACAACGTCACCAACAGCTGCAACAGCACGTGCTCGACGCCGACAGCGCCCTGACCCAGGCCCAGAGCCAGCACAGCGACAGCGCGCCGCTGCTGCGCGAAGCCTTTGCCGAACAGGCCAATCTGAGCCGTCTTGGCCAGAGCCTGAGCGAGGCCGGCGAAACCCGTGACCGCGCGCAAAGCGTCAGTGCCCAAGGCCAGCAAAGCATTGCCCAACTGCTGGAGAAGCAGCGTCTGGTGGGTGAGCGCCTGGAGCGGATTGCCGGGCAGTTGGCGCACAGCGCCGCCCTCGCCCCCTTGAGCGAAGCCTGGACGCTCTACCGCGAACGCCTGCAGCAACTGATGCTGATCGGCAACCGCCTGAATCAGGGCCAGGCCGAATTGCCAGCCCTGGAACAGCGGGCCGGCACCGCGGCTCAGCAACTGGCCGAACAACGTTCCCACCTTGAATTGCTCTACAGCGAAGCCGGTGCCGAACCCCAGGCCGTGGCCGAGCAGATCCAATTGCTGGACGGCCTGCTCAAGGACAACCGCAAGCAACAACGGGCCACGGAAGAGCTGGCACGGCTCTGGGCCCAGCAACAGGAACTGGACCAGCGCGGCCGGGCCCTGCAAGACAAGCAGCAAGCCGTGGCCGCCCAGCGCGAGGCGCTGAACCAGGCCGGCCTGCAAGCCAAGGCCGAACTGAGCGTCGCCGAGCAGACCCTGAGCGTCACCCAGGCCTTGCTGGAGCGCCAGCGCCTGGCCCGCAGTGCCAGTGTCGAGGAGCTACGCGGGCAGTTGCAGGACGACCAGCCCTGCCCGGTGTGCGGCAGCGTCGAGCACCCCTATCACCAGCCCGAAGCCCTGCTGCAAAGCCTGGGGCGCCATGACGAAAGCGAAGAAGCCAACGCCCGCCAGGCGGTGGACAGGCTCAAGGAACAGCTCAACGAATTGCGGGCCCAGGTCCAGGGCCTGATCGCCCAGCAGAAGGAATTCCTCCAGCAACAGGAACAACTGGCCAGCCAGCAACAGGCGCTGGCCCCCAGCCTGCAAGCCCACCCGCAGAGTGCCAGCCTGCTGGACCAGGACCCGGCGCGACGCGATGCCTGGCTACGCCAGCAACTGGAACAGTTGCAACAGAGCATCACCCAGGATGAAAGCCGCCTGGATGCCTTGCTGACCCTGCAAAAGGACGCCACGCGGCTCCAGCAGCAGTTGCAGCAAGCACAAGACGCCAGCCAGCAGGCGGCCCAGCATCTGCACAAGCAGCAGGAGCAATTGGCCGCCGACCAACAGCGTCTCGAAGAAGAACTGGGCAGCTTCAACAACCTGCTGCCGGCCGAGGTGCTCGAAGGCCTGCGCCGTGATCCGGCCAGCACCTTCATGCAACTGGACCAGCAGGTGCTGCAACGCATCGAACAACTGCGCGAGCGCCAGGATGAAGCCGAAGAACAGCAGCAGCGCCAACTGCTGCTGGACAAGGAACAGGACCGCCAACTGACCCGCCAGCAGCAACTGAGCGACGCTCAGCAGCAGCTCGACGCCCTGAGCCAACAGCACCAGGCCTGCCAGGACCGGCTGGCCGCCCTGCTGGGGTCGCACCCTAGCGCCGAGCTCTGGCAGCAACAGCTCGATCAAGCCGTGGAACAGGCCCGCAGCGCCCAGGCCAAGGCCCAGCACGAGCAGCAGGAGCTGCAGCAGCAACTGATCCAACTGAGCGCCGAGCTCAAGGCCCGGCAAGAGCGTCTGCAAGCCCTGGACAGCGAACGACAGCAACTGGCCGGCAGCATCGAACAATGGCGTGCCCAGCATCCGGAGCTGGACGACAGCGGCCTGCAACAGCTGCTGGAACTGGACGAGGAACAGGTCCAGCAACTGCGCCAGCACCTGCAGGCCAACGACAAGGCCATCGAACAAGCCAAGGTCCTGCTCCAGGAGCGTCAGCAACGCCTGCAACAGCACCAGGCCCAGCACAACGGCAACCTGGAGGCCGGGCAACTGGCCCAGGCCCTTGAAGGGCTGCAGCAACAAGCCCTCGCCAGCGAACAGCAGGTGGCGGAACTGCGCGCCCGGCAAAGCGAGGACCAGCGCCGCCAGGAGGCCAATCAGGCCCTGGGCCAGCAGATCCACGACGCCTACCAGCAATGGCAGCGCTGGGCCCGCCTGAATGCCCTGATCGGCTCGGCCACCGGCGACACCTTCCGCAAGATCGCCCAGGCCTACAACCTCGACCTGCTGGTGCACCACGCCAACGCCCAACTGCGCCAGCTGGTGCGGCGCTACCGCCTCAAGCGCGGCGGCAGCATGCTCGGCCTGCTGGTGCTGGACACCGAAATGGGCGATGAACTGCGCTCGGTGCACTCGCTGTCCGGCGGCGAAACCTTCCTGGTGTCCCTGGCCCTGGCCCTGGGGCTGGCGTCCATGGCCTCCAGCACCCTGAAGATCGAATCGCTGTTCATCGACGAAGGTTTCGGCAGCCTCGACCCCGAGTCCCTGCAACTGGCCATGGACGCCCTCGACGGCCTGCAGGCCCAGGGGCGCAAGGTCGCGGTGATTTCCCACGTGCAGGAAATGCACGAACGGATCCCGGTGCAGATCCAGGTCAGCCGCCAGGGCAACG
This genomic stretch from Pseudomonas sp. Os17 harbors:
- a CDS encoding exonuclease SbcCD subunit D C-terminal domain-containing protein; amino-acid sequence: MRLFHTSDWHLGQNLHGQERDFEHACFLEWLLRQLKHEQPDVLLIAGDIFDTVNPPVKAQERLYDFIVSAHEQQPALTVVMIAGNHDSGSRIELPAPLMRRLRTHALGRVLWLDDGQLDVERLLLPLPDASGAVRAWCLALPFLRPAEVTGPQRGDDYLKGIAQVHEWLIAAANAKRQPGQALVAVSHAHMAGGSISEDSERSLIIGNAEALPASLFGADISYVALGHLHQPQKVNGEERIRYSGSPIPLSFSEIGYQHQILDVRLDGETLVSVEPRLIPRAVNLQRLGPAPLGEILDQLGELPDIDLLAEEQRQPWLEVRVRLDEPQPDLRQQVESALQGKAVRLVRIAAEYAGKGGRDAQDSGAELIELDQLSPEELFRRAWRDAYGNEVDDTTLKDFALLLQDVQQEGEQP
- a CDS encoding AAA family ATPase → MKILAIRLKNLASLAGPFEIDFTAEPLASAGLFAITGPTGAGKSTLLDALCLALFGAVPRLNNIGRETKVPEVDSEILTSDPRTLLRRGSGSGYAEVDFVGIDGRRYRARWEANRARDKANGKLQASRQNLTDLDSEQLLSNQSKSEYKQLIEARLGLNFEQFTRAVMLAQSEFSAFLKADDKERSELLEKLTNTSIYSQLGRRAYSKSKEAEEVHKELKAQASGITPLDPEARAELDQQFDAARQQLKEQQARLKQLEAQHSWLKELGQWQQARQDAAEQLQQAEQQALALAPERLRLQRLEQLAPQRHQFLRQIELHQALEPLGQQIEQQAAQQVELQQRHQQLQQHVLDADSALTQAQSQHSDSAPLLREAFAEQANLSRLGQSLSEAGETRDRAQSVSAQGQQSIAQLLEKQRLVGERLERIAGQLAHSAALAPLSEAWTLYRERLQQLMLIGNRLNQGQAELPALEQRAGTAAQQLAEQRSHLELLYSEAGAEPQAVAEQIQLLDGLLKDNRKQQRATEELARLWAQQQELDQRGRALQDKQQAVAAQREALNQAGLQAKAELSVAEQTLSVTQALLERQRLARSASVEELRGQLQDDQPCPVCGSVEHPYHQPEALLQSLGRHDESEEANARQAVDRLKEQLNELRAQVQGLIAQQKEFLQQQEQLASQQQALAPSLQAHPQSASLLDQDPARRDAWLRQQLEQLQQSITQDESRLDALLTLQKDATRLQQQLQQAQDASQQAAQHLHKQQEQLAADQQRLEEELGSFNNLLPAEVLEGLRRDPASTFMQLDQQVLQRIEQLRERQDEAEEQQQRQLLLDKEQDRQLTRQQQLSDAQQQLDALSQQHQACQDRLAALLGSHPSAELWQQQLDQAVEQARSAQAKAQHEQQELQQQLIQLSAELKARQERLQALDSERQQLAGSIEQWRAQHPELDDSGLQQLLELDEEQVQQLRQHLQANDKAIEQAKVLLQERQQRLQQHQAQHNGNLEAGQLAQALEGLQQQALASEQQVAELRARQSEDQRRQEANQALGQQIHDAYQQWQRWARLNALIGSATGDTFRKIAQAYNLDLLVHHANAQLRQLVRRYRLKRGGSMLGLLVLDTEMGDELRSVHSLSGGETFLVSLALALGLASMASSTLKIESLFIDEGFGSLDPESLQLAMDALDGLQAQGRKVAVISHVQEMHERIPVQIQVSRQGNGLSTLEVK